A genomic segment from Peribacillus sp. ACCC06369 encodes:
- the fabL gene encoding enoyl-[acyl-carrier-protein] reductase FabL, giving the protein MEQKVALVTGSSKGLGRSTAIRLAEEGYDLVINYARSKSKALEVAAEIEALGRKALVVKANVGDVAKVKSMFEEIDAYYGRLDIFINNAASGVQRPLMELEESHWNWTMDINTKALLFCAQEAAKLMERNGGGKIVSISSLGSIRYLKNYTAVGVSKAALEALTRYLAVELAAKNICVNAVSGGVIDTDALKSFPNRDEMLAEAAEQTPAGRMVEVEDMVNTILFLISDGASMIRGQTIIVDGGISLLV; this is encoded by the coding sequence ATGGAACAAAAAGTGGCACTCGTTACAGGTAGCAGTAAAGGTTTAGGTAGAAGCACGGCAATAAGGCTTGCAGAGGAAGGATACGACCTCGTTATTAATTATGCCCGGAGCAAGTCGAAAGCATTAGAAGTGGCAGCTGAAATTGAAGCTTTGGGGCGTAAAGCCCTTGTAGTTAAGGCAAATGTCGGTGACGTTGCGAAAGTGAAAAGCATGTTCGAGGAAATCGATGCTTATTATGGGCGTTTGGATATCTTCATTAATAATGCTGCTTCAGGAGTGCAGCGTCCTTTGATGGAGCTTGAAGAATCGCATTGGAACTGGACCATGGACATCAATACAAAAGCCCTCCTTTTCTGCGCACAGGAAGCGGCGAAATTGATGGAGAGGAACGGCGGAGGGAAAATCGTCAGCATCAGTTCACTAGGGTCCATTCGCTATTTGAAAAATTATACAGCTGTCGGTGTTTCCAAAGCTGCGCTTGAAGCCCTGACAAGATATTTAGCGGTCGAACTGGCTGCGAAAAACATTTGTGTCAATGCCGTTTCCGGTGGTGTTATCGATACGGATGCCCTGAAGTCTTTCCCGAATCGGGATGAAATGCTTGCTGAGGCGGCAGAACAAACTCCTGCTGGACGGATGGTCGAGGTGGAAGATATGGTGAATACCATCCTGTTTTTAATTTCCGATGGAGCCAGTATGATTCGTGGACAAACCATTATAGTTGATGGTGGGATTTCATTGCTTGTTTAA
- a CDS encoding YgaB family protein: MEEFNRLINNQLKTMDKLLLLQSEIERCQDIEKQLLALQEENEAVTIHEEIQLKKQELKSIHDMFEKQTEEVIRYYQQGQAAIQ, translated from the coding sequence ATGGAGGAATTTAACCGGCTAATAAACAACCAGTTGAAAACGATGGATAAGCTTTTACTTTTACAATCCGAAATCGAAAGATGCCAAGATATAGAGAAGCAACTCCTTGCCCTGCAAGAGGAGAATGAAGCGGTCACCATTCATGAAGAGATCCAACTTAAAAAGCAGGAATTGAAAAGTATCCATGATATGTTCGAGAAGCAAACGGAAGAAGTCATCCGTTATTATCAGCAAGGACAAGCTGCAATACAATGA
- a CDS encoding gamma-type small acid-soluble spore protein → MANNNNKSQAGTNAQQVRQQNAQSQQGQGQFGTEFASETNVQEVRQQNAQSQQKKGQGQAQGQFGTEFASETNVQEVKQQNQKSQSNKNQG, encoded by the coding sequence ATGGCTAATAACAATAATAAATCACAAGCAGGTACTAACGCTCAACAAGTAAGACAACAAAACGCGCAATCTCAGCAAGGTCAAGGTCAATTCGGTACTGAGTTTGCTTCTGAAACAAACGTTCAAGAAGTGAGACAACAAAACGCACAATCTCAGCAAAAAAAGGGTCAAGGTCAAGCTCAAGGCCAATTCGGTACTGAGTTCGCTTCTGAAACAAACGTCCAAGAAGTGAAACAGCAAAACCAAAAATCCCAAAGCAATAAAAACCAAGGCTAA
- a CDS encoding DUF402 domain-containing protein: MGIVPAEGGKIQIHSYKHNGHIHRIWEETTVLKGTQNLVIAANDRTMVTESDGRTWITREPAICYFHSKYWFNVIGMLREDGVYYYCNISSPFTYDSGALKYIDYDLDIKVFPDMTFNLLDEDEYERHRKEMNYPDAIDSILKQNVDYLIYMIRQRKGPFSAEFIDSWYERFLTYR, translated from the coding sequence ATGGGGATTGTTCCTGCCGAAGGAGGAAAAATCCAAATTCATAGCTATAAACATAATGGACATATCCATCGTATCTGGGAAGAGACAACTGTTTTAAAAGGGACCCAAAATCTGGTGATAGCAGCCAATGACCGTACTATGGTAACGGAATCAGATGGAAGGACCTGGATTACGAGAGAGCCGGCGATTTGCTATTTTCATTCAAAGTATTGGTTTAATGTTATTGGTATGTTGAGAGAGGACGGAGTTTATTATTATTGCAATATCAGTTCTCCGTTCACATACGATTCGGGAGCATTGAAATACATTGATTATGACCTGGACATTAAGGTATTCCCAGATATGACGTTTAATTTGCTGGATGAGGATGAATATGAAAGGCATCGGAAAGAAATGAATTACCCGGATGCCATCGATTCAATATTGAAACAGAACGTAGACTATTTAATTTATATGATACGCCAGCGAAAAGGACCATTCTCCGCAGAGTTTATTGATAGTTGGTATGAACGCTTTTTAACCTATCGATGA